One Plasmodium cynomolgi strain B DNA, scaffold: 1508, whole genome shotgun sequence genomic window, tattttttatacctttATATGTAGttacattttgtatatacgtgttatatgtattactaatatattttaataagtCACACTAATCCCGGTGAGTTCCgtcttcatatttatttatgtatgttttaTAAGAATTTGCACTTTTCCGATCACATTTACAtacttaattttatattttgcttcacATGATGCTTTATATGCATCAAAATCCTTGTATAGTGTAATTAGTTCATTAAGCTTTACACATATTTAAGGTCCTCAATATGCTCGTTACATATTACCAAATCGAAACATTTCTCACCATACAGTTTTTGAAGATCACTGTACATCGGTAAGGTAGTGcaaccaaaaaataaattattaatttcatgatcatataacaagtagttTGATGGTTTAAAACATTTAGTTATAACTAGAGATTTAGAATatacttttacataatttaaatagttctTAACATTTGAACACACCTTCCTA contains:
- a CDS encoding CYIR protein (putative;~vir-type antigen); this translates as FRKVCSNVKNYLNYVKVYSKSLVITKCFKPSNYLLYDHEINNLFFGCTTLPMYSDLQKLYGEKCFDLVICNEHIEDLKYV